A part of Leptospira mtsangambouensis genomic DNA contains:
- a CDS encoding sensor histidine kinase → MLQRLFVLFRGIPLEPISLLAVYSEIISKLYFLGFAYCLAYLQSVYLEWNALDQTNCILSAIQLVLSILLVLTSFFYRRFFGFAPIIVRLTFFLLVLVEIETGFHDPSIPYFDPRNWLTITALLATSSFFYPGLVWQYILEWSFVLLIYIFRVYFANQTVIPMETWREMSTIFPLFLVAFFLNHWWFRTRYIAAYRGMLLEEKRRTFFQDIHDSLGSQLTDLVLLTQKIEKKPTEITEIQLQKLRQLSESALQSLRTQVQEEDQRDLIQESLLDGLKLLVKKRYKLVGRTINLKWDSIGDETMIKIPDPEVAHHILQFFKEVTTNDLRHGNGTSEWKIDRTPDHMVFQFVTELEKSNGKEKVMDIHPNKQGWNESGIGERGLHQRIKSLNGDLTIMESPYQIHMKLPMSLFHI, encoded by the coding sequence ATGTTGCAAAGGTTGTTTGTCCTTTTTCGTGGGATTCCTCTCGAACCGATTTCTCTGCTCGCCGTATATTCCGAGATTATCAGCAAATTGTATTTTCTTGGATTCGCTTATTGTTTGGCGTATCTCCAAAGTGTGTATTTGGAATGGAATGCTTTAGACCAAACCAATTGTATTTTATCGGCCATCCAACTTGTACTCAGTATCCTCTTGGTATTGACTTCCTTTTTTTATAGAAGGTTTTTTGGTTTTGCTCCCATCATTGTTCGTTTGACTTTTTTTCTTTTGGTATTGGTCGAAATTGAAACTGGATTTCATGATCCTTCCATTCCTTATTTTGATCCAAGGAATTGGCTTACCATCACCGCCTTACTTGCCACTTCCTCTTTCTTTTATCCAGGACTTGTTTGGCAGTACATTTTAGAATGGTCCTTTGTACTTTTAATTTATATCTTTCGGGTGTACTTTGCCAACCAAACTGTCATCCCGATGGAAACTTGGAGAGAGATGTCCACCATCTTCCCTTTGTTCCTTGTCGCCTTTTTTTTAAACCACTGGTGGTTTCGCACTCGTTACATTGCTGCTTATCGTGGGATGTTACTCGAAGAAAAACGGAGAACATTTTTCCAAGACATCCATGATAGTTTAGGCTCACAATTAACGGATTTAGTGTTACTCACTCAAAAAATCGAAAAAAAACCGACAGAGATCACTGAGATACAATTACAAAAATTAAGGCAACTTTCAGAGTCAGCCCTTCAATCCTTACGCACGCAAGTCCAAGAAGAAGACCAAAGAGATTTGATCCAAGAATCTTTGTTAGACGGATTAAAACTTTTAGTCAAAAAACGATACAAACTTGTGGGTCGTACGATAAACCTAAAATGGGATTCCATAGGAGATGAGACAATGATCAAAATTCCCGATCCTGAGGTAGCCCATCATATCCTTCAATTCTTCAAAGAAGTGACAACCAATGACTTACGACATGGAAACGGGACTTCTGAATGGAAGATTGATCGAACACCGGATCATATGGTATTCCAATTTGTCACTGAACTAGAAAAATCGAACGGAAAAGAAAAGGTTATGGATATTCATCCAAACAAACAAGGATGGAATGAATCTGGAATAGGCGAACGAGGCCTCCACCAAAGAATCAAATCTTTAAATGGTGATCTTACCATAATGGAATCTCCATACCAGATCCATATGAAACTTCCAATGAGTTTATTTCATATATGA
- a CDS encoding PilZ domain-containing protein: MSSERRIYKRISEKVHLTYRVIQSGAGSSQFLPKDKGEGDSQDISEGGLLFRTKEPMPLGTRLELELRFPDVKYVLYPKAKVVRLEEFGEGAFYEVGLEFNQMFDDDQKLLLEHISRLAV; the protein is encoded by the coding sequence ATGTCCAGCGAACGCCGAATCTACAAACGAATCTCCGAAAAAGTCCATCTCACCTACCGAGTGATCCAATCGGGAGCCGGTTCTTCTCAGTTTTTACCAAAAGACAAAGGAGAAGGGGATTCCCAAGACATTTCTGAAGGGGGACTTTTGTTTCGAACCAAAGAACCTATGCCACTTGGAACTCGACTGGAATTAGAATTAAGATTTCCTGATGTGAAGTATGTTTTGTATCCAAAGGCAAAGGTTGTACGATTGGAAGAATTTGGCGAAGGGGCATTTTATGAAGTAGGTCTTGAGTTCAACCAAATGTTTGACGATGACCAAAAACTTTTGTTGGAACATATCAGTCGACTGGCTGTGTAA